In the Helicobacter typhlonius genome, one interval contains:
- a CDS encoding DNA-directed RNA polymerase subunit beta/beta', whose protein sequence is MAHNIKLKNRLRADFTKNPQSIDVPNLLSLQRNSYDDFLCISGEKESGIERVFKSVFPIQDNQNRITLEYAGCKFGKPKYTTNEAMVRGVTYAISLQIKIRLVLWEKDEKTGERLGVKDVKEQNIFVRDIPLMTDRTSFIINGVERVVVNQLHRSPGVIFKEEESNTSSNKLIYTGQIIPDRGSWLYFEYDSKDVLYARINKRRKVPVTIILRAMGYSKQDIIKIFYPLQNVKYKGGKYLIPFDVDSIGNRAEFDIKDAKGNLLVVSGKRLSAKKIKELKEAKIDLIEYPVANLTNKFLAQPIVNAQGEVIFDTLTQLDESKLKKLCDLKINEFVVANDSAAGVDNSIINSFIADAESLKMLRQNEKIDDENELAAIRIYKVMRPGEPVTKEVAKSFVRQLFFDSERYDLTRVGRMKMNHKLQINVPDYVTVLTHEDIIKTIQYLLKVKNGLGKIDDRDHLGNRRIRSIGELLANELHTGLVKMQKAIRDKLTSLSGTFDTIMPHDLVNGKMITSTIMEFFTSGQLSQFMDQTNPLSEVTHKRRLSALGEGGLVKDRVGFEARDVHPTHYGRICPIETPEGQNIGLINTLSTYTRVNDLGFIEAPYKKVENGVVSNKIVYLTAAQEEGIVIAPASTEVDKDGHIVEELIETRKDGEIILSEKSKVQLIDLSPRMLVGVAASLIPFLEHDDANRALMGSNMQRQAVPLFKPDAPVVGTGIEQIVARDSWEAVKATRGGVVERVDSKNIYILGEDGNGAYIDHYHLGKNLRTNQNTCFSQQPIVRVGNKVEEGQIIADGPSMDNGELALGKNIRVAFMPWNGYNFEDAIVVSEKLIKEDAFTSIHIYEKEIEARELKHGIEEITADIPGTKETETAHLDESGIVRIGTYVSAGMILVGKVSPKGEVKPTPEERLLRAIFGEKAGHVVNKSLYCPPSLEGTVVDVKIFTKKGYEKDARAMSAHDEEKSVLDVEHHDRLTMIQQEESLRIAAMLSKEKLASDAKVADKVFKKGVQIPKEELSNFNPFMLSTLLKSYSKDVQVRYEQIKTNFLEQKKTLGEEHEEKLSILEKDDILPSGVVKLVKIYIATKRKLKVGDKMAGRHGNKGIVSNIVPMVDMPYTADGEPVDIVLNPLGVPSRMNIGQILEVHLGLVGKNLGKQINDIFASQTKQWVDTLRTKMMEVAQVVNVDDKTMVDFLKRIDDESLINYAKDWSNGVKFAIPVFEGIKQEQFDKLFTLAKIDTDGKTELYDGKTGEKMRERVNVGYMYMLKLHHLVDEKVHARSTGPYSLVTQQPVGGKALFGGQRFGEMEVWALEAHGAAHTLKEMLTIKSDDTEGRKAAYKAITKGEHVGESEIPETFYVLTKELQSLALDVNIFGDDKDENGISVPIVIKEDDRPKDFKSFQLVLASPEKILSWSNGEVKKPETINYRTLKPERDGLFCTKIFGPVRDYECLCGKYKKMRYKGIVCEKCGVEVTKAKVRRSRMGHIELVAPVAHIWYVSSLPSRIGTLLGVKMKDLERVLYYEAYIVKSPGEAFYDNEGSKPILKYDVLNEEQYQSINQRFEHTGFVAQMGGEAIKELLEELDLVMLLESLRKEIRSTNSEAKKKTIVKRLKVVESFINSGNRPEWMMLTILPVLPPDLRPLVALDGGKFAVSDVNDLYRRVINRNQRLKRLMELDSPEIIVRNEKRMLQESVDALFDNGRNANAVKGANKRPLKSLSEIIKGKQGRFRQNLLGKRVDFSGRSVIVVGPNLKMDECGLPKNMALELFKPHLFAKLEEKGYATTLKQAVKMVNQKTNEVWECLQEIVHGYPVLLNRAPTLHKQSIQAFHPKLIDGKAIQLHPLVCSAFNADFDGDQMAVHVPLSQEAIAECKILMLSSMNILLPASGKAVAVPSQDMVLGLYYLSLEKKGVKGEHKIFASIDEIIMAIEMGELDINARIKTVYERRVIDTTAGRMILRSILPDFVQLNLWNKIMKKKDIGALIDYVYKEGGLGITATFLDNLKNLGFKYATKAGISISAADIIIPHDKISMIDDAKEEIKKIQSQFEQGLLTAQERYNKSIDIWTETSEKMGKLMMEKVKTDKDGFNSIYMMADSGARGSEAQIRQLSAMRGLMAKPDGTIIETPITSNFKEGLNVLEYFNSTHGARKGLADTALKTANAGYLTRKLIDVSQNMKVTIEDCGTHEGVEITDITVGSDMIEPLEERVIGRVLARDIIDPIANEILLSEGVLIDAAMARRIKEANVKSVMIRTPVTCKATKGVCAKCYGLNLGESQMVKPGEAVGVLAAQSIGEPGTQLTLRTFHVGGTASRSTEEKQIIAKKEGFIRYHNIRTYTNKEGQKIVANRRNAAILVVTPRIKAAFDGEVQVENVHDEVHITIVGDKKQSVTYRVRKDEVAKQNELAGVAGKIEGKILVPHESGYKVKAGGSVVDTIVDNWNVPARIPYGSVLKVEDNAPISQRITAKEKGIVKFSTLHADTLERNHDVKASMVVSEKGMFAVIADSNDREAIRHYIARTSKILVDDNSEVDINTLISEPISSEQIVIAEWDAYSEPIIADQAGVVSFRDIIAGLTVSEQEDENTHQKNLVINDYVPAGYKPMLVITTKDGKEISYRLESRTSIAVNDGDKVEVADIIAKVPKALAKSKDITGGLPRVTELFEARKPKDTAILSEIDGTVSFGKPIRGKERIIITSEDGRVAEYAVDKNKKILVHEQEFIHAGEAMTDGIISSHDILRISGEKELHKHIVSEVQQVYRRQGVSIADKHIEIIVSQMLRQVKIVDSGNTKFIEGDLVSKRHFREENERILSIGGEPAVAEPVLLGITRAAIGSDSIISAASFQETTKVLTEASIAAKRDTLDDLKENVVLGRMIPVGTGLYKNKRLSYRYDEQDEGELEEE, encoded by the coding sequence ATGGCACATAATATAAAACTTAAAAATAGACTCCGAGCTGACTTTACAAAAAATCCTCAAAGCATTGATGTTCCTAATCTTTTGTCGCTTCAAAGGAATAGTTATGATGATTTTCTTTGCATTAGTGGTGAGAAGGAATCTGGCATTGAGCGAGTTTTCAAGTCCGTTTTTCCTATACAGGATAATCAAAACCGCATTACACTTGAATATGCAGGTTGCAAATTTGGCAAGCCAAAATATACAACAAACGAAGCAATGGTGCGCGGTGTAACCTATGCCATTTCATTGCAGATTAAAATTCGCCTTGTGCTGTGGGAAAAGGATGAAAAAACAGGCGAAAGGCTTGGTGTAAAAGATGTGAAAGAGCAAAACATCTTTGTGCGTGATATTCCACTTATGACGGATAGGACAAGCTTTATTATTAATGGTGTGGAGCGCGTGGTAGTAAATCAGCTTCATAGAAGTCCGGGTGTGATTTTTAAAGAAGAAGAGTCAAACACATCATCAAATAAGCTCATTTATACTGGACAGATTATCCCTGATAGGGGTTCGTGGCTGTATTTTGAGTATGATTCTAAAGATGTGTTATATGCACGTATCAATAAACGCAGAAAAGTGCCCGTTACGATTATTTTGCGTGCTATGGGATACAGCAAACAAGATATTATTAAGATTTTCTATCCTTTACAGAATGTCAAATATAAGGGAGGAAAGTATCTTATTCCATTTGATGTAGATAGTATTGGCAATCGTGCGGAATTTGACATTAAGGACGCTAAGGGTAATCTTTTAGTTGTTTCAGGTAAGCGACTTTCTGCAAAAAAAATCAAAGAACTCAAAGAGGCGAAGATTGATCTAATCGAATATCCTGTTGCGAATCTTACAAATAAGTTTTTGGCTCAACCGATTGTGAATGCACAAGGTGAGGTGATTTTTGATACACTCACACAGCTTGATGAGAGTAAACTCAAAAAGCTGTGTGATCTTAAGATTAATGAATTTGTGGTTGCCAATGATAGCGCGGCTGGAGTGGATAATTCAATTATTAATTCTTTCATTGCCGATGCGGAGTCACTTAAAATGCTCCGCCAAAATGAGAAAATTGATGATGAAAATGAGCTTGCCGCAATTAGAATCTACAAGGTAATGCGCCCGGGTGAGCCTGTAACAAAAGAAGTGGCTAAGAGCTTTGTGCGACAGCTTTTCTTTGATTCGGAACGTTATGATTTAACACGTGTTGGTCGTATGAAAATGAATCATAAACTTCAAATTAATGTCCCTGATTATGTTACTGTGCTTACCCACGAGGATATTATCAAGACGATTCAATATCTTTTAAAAGTCAAAAATGGCTTGGGTAAAATTGACGATAGAGATCACTTGGGAAATCGTAGAATCCGCTCTATTGGGGAGCTTTTGGCAAATGAACTTCATACAGGACTTGTGAAAATGCAAAAGGCTATCCGTGATAAGCTTACTTCGCTGAGTGGCACATTTGATACGATTATGCCTCACGACTTAGTTAATGGTAAGATGATTACAAGCACGATTATGGAGTTTTTTACCAGCGGGCAACTCTCGCAATTTATGGACCAGACCAATCCTTTGTCTGAAGTTACACATAAGCGTCGTCTTTCTGCGCTTGGTGAAGGTGGGCTCGTAAAAGACAGAGTAGGTTTTGAGGCAAGAGATGTGCATCCTACACATTATGGTAGAATCTGCCCTATTGAAACGCCAGAAGGGCAAAATATCGGGCTTATCAATACGCTTTCAACTTATACGCGCGTGAATGATTTGGGATTCATTGAGGCGCCTTATAAGAAAGTGGAAAATGGTGTTGTGAGCAATAAAATCGTCTATCTCACTGCCGCACAAGAGGAGGGCATAGTAATTGCTCCAGCAAGCACAGAGGTAGATAAGGACGGGCACATTGTTGAGGAATTGATTGAGACTAGAAAGGACGGCGAGATTATTTTGAGTGAGAAATCAAAAGTCCAGCTTATTGATTTAAGCCCTCGTATGCTTGTGGGTGTGGCAGCCTCTTTGATTCCATTCTTAGAGCACGATGACGCTAACCGCGCTCTTATGGGTTCAAATATGCAACGTCAAGCTGTGCCTTTGTTTAAGCCAGATGCGCCGGTAGTTGGGACGGGTATAGAGCAGATTGTTGCTCGAGATTCTTGGGAGGCGGTCAAGGCAACTCGCGGAGGTGTTGTGGAGAGAGTAGATTCTAAAAATATCTACATTTTGGGCGAGGATGGCAACGGCGCGTATATTGATCATTATCATCTCGGCAAGAATCTCCGCACAAATCAAAATACTTGCTTCTCGCAACAGCCCATTGTGCGTGTGGGGAATAAAGTAGAGGAGGGGCAAATCATCGCTGATGGTCCAAGTATGGATAATGGCGAGCTTGCATTAGGTAAAAATATCCGCGTAGCGTTTATGCCGTGGAATGGATATAACTTTGAGGACGCGATTGTCGTGAGTGAAAAGCTCATCAAAGAGGACGCTTTTACGTCAATTCATATTTATGAGAAAGAAATTGAGGCAAGGGAGCTTAAGCACGGCATTGAGGAGATTACTGCCGATATTCCCGGCACCAAAGAGACAGAAACCGCGCACCTTGATGAAAGTGGTATTGTGCGTATAGGGACTTATGTAAGCGCGGGTATGATACTTGTAGGGAAAGTTTCTCCAAAAGGTGAGGTAAAGCCAACACCAGAAGAGCGACTTTTGCGTGCGATTTTTGGAGAAAAAGCTGGACACGTGGTAAATAAATCTCTTTATTGCCCACCTTCGCTTGAAGGAACTGTGGTTGATGTAAAAATCTTCACTAAAAAAGGTTATGAAAAAGATGCTCGTGCGATGAGTGCACACGATGAGGAAAAGAGTGTGCTTGATGTCGAGCACCACGACCGTTTGACGATGATTCAACAAGAAGAGTCTTTGCGAATCGCCGCTATGCTATCTAAAGAAAAACTCGCGAGTGATGCAAAGGTAGCTGATAAGGTGTTTAAAAAAGGTGTGCAGATTCCAAAAGAAGAGCTCAGTAACTTCAATCCATTTATGCTAAGCACCCTTCTTAAGAGTTACTCTAAAGATGTGCAGGTACGTTACGAGCAGATTAAAACAAATTTCTTAGAGCAAAAGAAAACATTGGGCGAGGAGCACGAAGAAAAGCTTTCTATCCTAGAGAAAGATGATATTTTGCCAAGCGGTGTTGTGAAGCTTGTAAAAATCTATATCGCTACAAAGCGCAAACTCAAAGTGGGTGATAAAATGGCAGGACGGCACGGAAATAAAGGTATCGTCTCAAATATCGTGCCTATGGTGGATATGCCCTATACCGCCGATGGTGAGCCTGTGGATATTGTGTTAAATCCTCTTGGTGTGCCTAGTCGTATGAATATCGGGCAGATTCTAGAAGTGCATTTGGGGCTTGTTGGGAAGAATCTAGGTAAGCAAATTAATGATATTTTTGCCTCTCAAACAAAGCAATGGGTTGATACCTTGCGCACAAAGATGATGGAAGTCGCGCAGGTTGTGAATGTCGATGATAAAACAATGGTTGATTTTCTTAAGAGAATAGATGATGAAAGCTTGATTAATTACGCCAAAGATTGGAGCAATGGCGTTAAGTTTGCTATTCCAGTGTTTGAGGGTATTAAGCAAGAGCAGTTTGATAAACTTTTTACTTTGGCAAAAATTGATACAGATGGCAAAACAGAGCTTTATGATGGCAAGACGGGCGAAAAGATGCGTGAGCGCGTGAATGTGGGCTATATGTATATGCTCAAACTTCATCATTTGGTTGATGAAAAAGTCCATGCACGAAGCACAGGACCTTACTCTTTAGTTACACAACAGCCTGTTGGAGGAAAGGCACTCTTTGGTGGGCAGCGTTTTGGAGAAATGGAAGTGTGGGCTTTGGAGGCTCACGGCGCGGCTCATACGCTCAAAGAAATGCTTACGATTAAATCTGATGATACAGAGGGGCGAAAAGCTGCGTATAAGGCGATTACAAAGGGTGAGCATGTTGGAGAGAGTGAGATCCCAGAGACCTTTTATGTTCTTACAAAAGAATTGCAGTCTCTTGCGCTTGATGTGAATATCTTTGGTGATGATAAAGACGAAAATGGCATATCGGTGCCTATTGTTATTAAGGAAGATGATAGACCAAAAGATTTCAAATCTTTCCAACTTGTATTGGCAAGCCCAGAAAAGATTCTCTCTTGGAGTAATGGAGAAGTAAAAAAACCTGAAACAATTAATTATCGCACTTTAAAACCTGAGCGCGATGGATTGTTCTGCACTAAAATTTTTGGTCCAGTGCGTGATTATGAATGTTTGTGTGGCAAGTATAAAAAAATGCGCTATAAGGGTATCGTATGTGAAAAATGTGGTGTTGAAGTTACAAAAGCAAAAGTGCGCCGTTCTCGTATGGGGCATATTGAACTTGTCGCGCCTGTGGCACATATTTGGTATGTAAGCTCATTGCCTAGTCGTATAGGGACATTATTAGGCGTGAAGATGAAGGATTTAGAACGCGTGTTGTATTATGAAGCATATATTGTTAAATCACCCGGTGAGGCATTCTATGATAATGAAGGCTCAAAACCTATTCTGAAATATGATGTGCTAAATGAAGAGCAGTATCAAAGTATCAATCAACGCTTTGAGCATACCGGCTTTGTAGCACAAATGGGTGGGGAGGCGATTAAGGAATTGCTTGAAGAGCTTGATTTGGTGATGCTTTTAGAATCTTTGCGCAAGGAGATTCGCTCCACAAATTCAGAAGCAAAGAAAAAGACGATTGTTAAGCGTTTGAAGGTTGTAGAGAGCTTTATTAACTCTGGCAATCGCCCAGAGTGGATGATGCTTACTATTTTGCCAGTGCTTCCACCTGATTTGCGTCCTTTGGTGGCACTTGATGGCGGAAAATTTGCGGTGAGCGATGTGAATGACTTGTATCGTCGGGTGATTAATCGCAACCAACGCTTAAAGCGACTTATGGAGCTTGATTCACCAGAAATTATTGTACGTAATGAGAAAAGAATGCTGCAAGAATCTGTTGATGCGCTTTTTGATAATGGTAGAAATGCAAATGCGGTTAAGGGCGCGAATAAGCGACCACTTAAATCATTGTCTGAAATCATCAAAGGTAAGCAAGGTAGATTTAGGCAGAATTTACTCGGTAAGCGTGTGGATTTCTCTGGGCGAAGCGTTATTGTCGTGGGACCAAATCTTAAAATGGACGAATGTGGATTGCCTAAAAATATGGCACTAGAGCTGTTTAAGCCACATTTGTTTGCCAAACTTGAAGAAAAAGGTTATGCGACTACATTGAAGCAAGCTGTAAAAATGGTAAATCAAAAGACAAATGAAGTTTGGGAATGTTTGCAAGAAATTGTGCATGGTTACCCTGTGTTACTCAACCGTGCACCGACTTTGCATAAACAATCCATTCAGGCATTTCATCCTAAACTCATTGATGGTAAGGCGATTCAGTTGCACCCGCTTGTATGTTCAGCTTTTAATGCCGACTTTGATGGTGATCAAATGGCGGTGCATGTGCCTCTTTCACAAGAAGCGATTGCAGAATGCAAGATTCTTATGCTTAGCTCAATGAACATCTTACTCCCAGCAAGTGGAAAGGCTGTAGCAGTGCCGAGTCAAGATATGGTCTTGGGCTTGTATTATCTCTCGTTAGAGAAAAAGGGTGTCAAAGGCGAGCATAAAATCTTTGCAAGTATTGATGAAATCATTATGGCGATTGAAATGGGTGAGCTTGATATTAATGCACGTATTAAGACTGTGTATGAACGCAGAGTGATTGATACGACTGCGGGACGTATGATTTTGCGCTCAATTTTACCTGATTTCGTGCAACTCAATTTGTGGAACAAGATAATGAAGAAGAAGGACATAGGGGCTTTGATTGACTATGTCTATAAAGAGGGGGGCTTAGGCATTACAGCGACTTTCCTTGATAATCTTAAAAATCTTGGATTTAAATACGCAACAAAAGCGGGTATTTCTATTTCAGCAGCAGATATTATTATCCCTCACGATAAGATTTCTATGATTGATGATGCAAAAGAGGAGATTAAGAAAATTCAAAGCCAGTTTGAGCAGGGACTCCTTACTGCACAAGAGCGATACAATAAGAGTATTGACATTTGGACGGAGACAAGCGAGAAAATGGGTAAATTAATGATGGAAAAAGTCAAAACCGACAAAGATGGCTTTAATTCTATCTATATGATGGCGGATTCTGGAGCGAGAGGAAGCGAGGCACAAATTCGTCAGCTTTCCGCGATGAGAGGACTTATGGCAAAACCTGATGGCACGATTATTGAAACGCCTATCACTTCAAACTTTAAAGAGGGCTTAAATGTGCTGGAATATTTTAATTCTACGCACGGCGCGAGAAAGGGTCTAGCCGATACTGCACTTAAAACTGCAAATGCTGGGTATCTCACAAGAAAGCTTATTGATGTAAGCCAAAATATGAAAGTTACAATCGAGGATTGTGGCACACACGAGGGTGTAGAAATTACGGATATAACGGTGGGGAGCGATATGATTGAACCACTTGAAGAACGTGTAATTGGGCGCGTATTGGCGCGTGATATTATTGATCCTATTGCGAATGAGATTCTATTGAGTGAGGGAGTGTTAATTGATGCAGCTATGGCAAGACGCATCAAAGAAGCCAATGTCAAGTCTGTAATGATACGCACTCCTGTAACTTGTAAGGCAACTAAGGGCGTATGTGCTAAATGCTACGGATTGAATCTTGGTGAATCTCAAATGGTAAAACCGGGTGAAGCTGTAGGTGTACTTGCTGCACAAAGTATTGGTGAGCCGGGCACACAGCTTACACTGCGAACATTTCACGTGGGTGGTACAGCAAGTAGAAGCACAGAAGAGAAGCAAATTATTGCTAAAAAAGAAGGCTTTATACGCTATCACAATATCCGCACTTATACGAATAAAGAGGGGCAAAAGATTGTGGCAAATCGTAGAAATGCCGCAATTTTGGTTGTTACGCCACGCATTAAGGCAGCGTTTGATGGAGAAGTGCAAGTAGAAAATGTGCATGATGAGGTGCATATTACGATTGTGGGTGACAAAAAGCAGTCCGTTACTTATCGTGTGCGTAAAGATGAAGTTGCTAAGCAAAATGAACTTGCCGGTGTGGCAGGGAAGATTGAAGGTAAGATTCTTGTGCCTCATGAGAGTGGATATAAGGTCAAGGCTGGTGGAAGCGTCGTAGATACGATTGTGGATAATTGGAATGTGCCTGCTCGCATACCTTATGGGAGTGTGCTTAAGGTAGAGGATAATGCACCTATTTCCCAAAGAATTACAGCTAAGGAAAAGGGCATTGTGAAATTCTCTACCTTGCATGCTGATACGCTCGAGCGGAACCACGATGTTAAAGCTAGTATGGTGGTGAGTGAAAAGGGTATGTTTGCAGTAATTGCAGATTCAAACGATAGAGAGGCTATCCGCCACTATATCGCACGCACTTCGAAGATTCTAGTTGATGATAATAGTGAAGTGGATATCAATACACTCATATCTGAGCCAATATCAAGTGAGCAAATTGTGATTGCGGAATGGGATGCATATAGTGAGCCAATTATTGCAGACCAAGCGGGAGTTGTATCCTTTAGGGATATTATCGCTGGTCTCACTGTGAGCGAACAAGAGGATGAAAACACACATCAAAAGAATCTTGTGATTAATGACTATGTGCCAGCAGGTTATAAGCCTATGCTTGTGATTACGACAAAAGATGGTAAGGAAATATCTTATCGCTTAGAATCTCGCACATCTATCGCGGTCAATGATGGCGATAAGGTTGAAGTGGCGGATATTATTGCTAAAGTGCCTAAGGCGTTGGCAAAATCAAAAGACATTACTGGCGGTCTCCCGCGCGTTACCGAGCTATTTGAGGCGAGAAAGCCAAAAGATACAGCCATTCTATCAGAGATTGATGGAACCGTGAGCTTTGGTAAGCCTATACGAGGTAAGGAGCGTATTATCATTACTTCAGAAGATGGCAGGGTAGCTGAATATGCGGTGGATAAAAATAAAAAGATTCTAGTCCATGAGCAAGAGTTTATTCACGCTGGAGAGGCTATGACTGATGGTATCATTTCAAGTCATGATATTTTACGCATCAGTGGCGAAAAAGAGCTTCATAAGCATATTGTAAGTGAAGTACAACAAGTCTATCGCCGACAAGGTGTGAGCATTGCTGATAAACATATTGAAATTATTGTTTCCCAAATGTTGCGACAAGTTAAAATCGTTGATAGTGGCAATACAAAATTCATTGAGGGAGACTTGGTAAGTAAGCGACACTTTAGAGAGGAAAATGAGAGGATCTTGAGTATTGGTGGAGAACCTGCAGTGGCTGAACCCGTGCTACTTGGTATTACTCGTGCGGCTATTGGAAGTGATTCTATTATTTCGGCCGCAAGTTTCCAAGAAACGACAAAGGTGCTCACAGAGGCAAGTATTGCTGCCAAGAGAGATACACTTGATGACCTTAAAGAAAATGTCGTGCTTGGGCGTATGATACCAGTAGGAACAGGTTTGTATAAGAACAAGAGGCTATCATATAGATATGATGAGCAAGATGAGGGCGAACTCGAGGAAGAATAG
- the rplL gene encoding 50S ribosomal protein L7/L12, whose translation MAISKEEVLEYIGNLSVLELSELVKAFEEKFGVSAAPTVVAGAAAGGVGATAAEEQTEFNVILVDAGANKINVIKAVREITGLGLKEAKDATEQTPSTLKEGVSKEDAQNFKKKLEDAGAKVEIK comes from the coding sequence ATGGCAATTTCTAAAGAGGAAGTATTAGAGTATATTGGGAATCTTTCTGTGTTGGAGCTTTCAGAGCTTGTAAAGGCTTTTGAAGAAAAGTTTGGCGTGAGTGCTGCGCCAACCGTTGTGGCAGGTGCAGCAGCGGGTGGTGTAGGTGCAACAGCAGCTGAAGAGCAAACCGAGTTTAATGTTATACTTGTCGATGCAGGTGCGAATAAAATCAATGTGATTAAAGCAGTGCGCGAAATCACAGGTTTAGGTTTGAAAGAAGCAAAAGATGCTACAGAACAAACTCCAAGCACACTCAAAGAGGGTGTGAGCAAAGAAGATGCACAAAACTTCAAAAAGAAGCTTGAAGATGCAGGAGCAAAGGTCGAAATCAAATAA
- the rplJ gene encoding 50S ribosomal protein L10 has product MTKQDKIRIVEHLGSEFKQASAFIVCDYKGLRVSQIEELRCASRAANIKVQVIKNTLASIAIKKAQYPDLELKDTNIFLWADDQIILSKIVCKFADAHSEHFALKFGVFDGEIVDSKHIVSVSKLPSREELIGMLLSVWTAPARYFVTGLDNLRKQKEEN; this is encoded by the coding sequence ATGACTAAGCAAGATAAGATTCGGATTGTTGAGCATTTGGGTTCTGAATTTAAACAGGCTTCAGCCTTTATTGTATGTGATTATAAGGGTTTACGAGTAAGCCAAATTGAAGAGTTGAGATGTGCTTCAAGGGCTGCAAACATTAAAGTGCAAGTGATTAAAAACACTCTAGCAAGTATTGCAATTAAGAAAGCGCAGTATCCTGATTTAGAGTTAAAGGACACAAATATCTTTCTTTGGGCAGATGATCAAATCATTTTGTCCAAGATTGTTTGCAAATTTGCAGACGCTCATAGTGAGCACTTTGCTCTAAAATTTGGCGTGTTTGATGGAGAGATAGTCGATAGCAAACACATCGTGTCTGTTTCCAAGCTACCAAGTAGAGAAGAACTTATTGGTATGTTGCTTTCTGTATGGACTGCACCAGCTCGCTACTTTGTTACAGGGCTTGATAATTTGAGAAAGCAAAAAGAAGAAAATTAA